The Lysinibacillus irui sequence TTTAATAAAGTTCATGTAATATTACTATATAAGAAATAGTTTATGACCAAACTCAAAATTATATTGGAGGAATGTAAGTAATGAAAAAAATTCTTGCCGCTCTTTTTGCAGCGACACTGATATTTTCAACGGTTGGTGCAACATTATTCATTTCAGATACACCAACGGCAGAAGCTAAATCCTATAAATCAGGTAAAAAAGGCTTCTCTAACAATAATAATAGCTCGAATATCCAGAAATCACAGGATACTTCTAAAGATCAAAACAATGCAACAACAAATAAATCTAATTCAACATCTACTAATAAAGTGGATACTACTAAAAAAGGTGGCTTTTTCTCAGGAGGTCTGATGAAAGGCTTAATGCTTGGGGGACTTGCTGGTTTATTATTCGGTAGTCTATTTAGTGGTATGGGGTTACTCGGAAATATTTTAGGTTTATTAATTAACGTAGCGGCAATTGTCGTTATTGTGATGCTTGTCATAAAAATTGTGAATATGTTTAAAGATAAAAAGCGTAAAGAGGAAGCACAATGGCACAAATAATTAATGAGCAAGATATTATTAATGCGATTTGTTTATCTCAGGCATATTATAAAAACATCCGCCCAGAAGATGTGCTAGTTGAATTAACATACGATGATGATACAGGCTTCGGTGCTGAGGTTGAAGTAAACGGTCAAATTGAGATGCTCAATACGGCAGCCATGATTGGCGCATTACGTGTTTGGATTAAAGACGTTCTACATGGTGACCCTTTCTCAACAGGAATTGAGCTAGTTTTAGACGATGAAGAAGGCATTATTGCCAAATTATCATAATAAAAATAGCAGTACAATGAATCCTTCATAAGATTCATCGTACTGCTATTTTACTTTTTCATCCGTTTCTTCACCTCTTCTTTTTCTTCTTCATTAAGAGAAAAATCGACTATTGAACGGCCAAGCATTAATAGCATGATAAACATGACTCCCGTACCAACAATTAAATAGATCATTGTGAAAACTTTAGAATATGCCGTAGTTGGATAGAGCCCTGTTTCTACGCCTGTTGGAATCAAACTGACAACTGCAAAATACATAGCGTCCAGCCAATACCATCCTTCAGTCCCCTTGTAAAACAATGTTCCTGAAAGAATGATTAAAAACAGTGTAGTAAATAATGAGATAAACTGTGGTCGCTTAAATGACCTCCACAATCCTTTCGCTAATCTTTTAGCAGATAATATAAATGAGAGCATCCCTAACCTCCTTTTTTCTGAACGTTCTATAACATAGTTAGACTATACGTTGTTTTTAACAAAAACGTCAAAAGGTAGAGGCAAATTACCTCTACCTTGTAAACTTTATTTAATCAATACATGACTAAGGTTTGTAAATATTTTCGCTGCTTGACCTCTCGTTGTGGCAGATTCCGGAGAGTATTTCCCCTGATTCCCTGTCACAATCCCTAATTCATATAACATAGAGACTGCACGTTTTGTTTCAGCATTATAGGAGGCTACATCTGAAAATGGCGATTCAGCTTTTGCAATATATGGCTGATTAAATTGTTGCTCATAGGCACGTTGAATCATTAATGCTAATTGGGCACGTGTAACAGACTGTCCAGGATTAAATTTCCCATCCGTTCCCTTTACGAGACCATGTACATATGCTGCTGCAATTTCAGACTGCATTGTAGCATCATAGTTTGCAATGTCCGTAAATGGTGCTTTTTCCGTTGTAGTTAAGCCCAAGCTTCTTACAAGAATAGCAGCAGCTTGAGCACGAGTTAGACTACTCTCAGGTCGAAATGTACCATCGGGATAACCATTCATAATACCGGTTTCTGCTACATTTTGAATATACTCTTTCGCCCAATGATTCTCTGTATCTGTGAAACTTATTGCTCCCCTTGTAGTAAACGTAACTGTAGGGTTTTGAACACTCTCATTTCCAGCTGCATCTATTGCTTTGATTGAAACACTGTAGGCAGTATTTTCTGTTAAATTTTCGAGCGTCATCTTAGTAGTATTCGCATTCAATGTACTGGCTAACTTACCATTCACATAAACATTGTAATTTGTCACACCTACATTATCCATTGCTTCTTGCCAGCTCACCTCTACCGTTGTCTTATCCTTCATATCTATTTGGATTGCCTTCGTTACATCCCATAGAGAACTTGTTTTAATGATTGGTAAAAATGCTTCATTGGCTACCGCAAAGTAACCCGCTTCGCTTAAATGAATGTTTTCTGGATTTGGTAGGTAGTTAGGAATATCCTTTGCCACAACATCATGTGTTGGTACAAAAATGGCCCCTGCTTTTTCAGCTGTTGTTTTGATTGTTGCATTTACTGTAGTCAATAACAGCTTAAATTGCTTTTGTAAGTTCTCACTATAGTAAGGGAAAGAATTATAATAGCCCATCACATATACTTCCGCATGTGGATTTAACTTTTTAATTTCAGCTAGAATCGAAGCTATATTAGATACAGCTTCTTTAGTTGCTTTTACGATAGCTACAGTATCAATCCCTGTAGTTTGCGACTCCTTTAAAAGAGGCAATAAATCATTTGCCCCAGCAGTTAATGTAATAATCTCTGCTTCTTTTATAGAAGCTCTTAATTTTACCTGCTCCTTTGTATAACCAAAGCCTGTTACTGTCTTTTCTACATCGTTTTGTAGATCAGCTAAAACATTTTTGGTTGTGTAGCCAGACATAGCAAAGCCTTTATTATATGAAGCAAGAAAGCCATTTTGCTGTAGAGCCTGTGCAATAAAATCTGTGTAACCTAAACCTATTACACCTACCTCATTCATTCCATGTGCTAATGAGTCCCCCAGTGCTAAATAATCAGTCTGTATAACCCAACTCGGGGCTATGTAATCACTTTGTTCTTCTGCATTAGCTACTGCCGGTATGGTTAATTGCAAAGCTAGTATACTTGCGGCCACATAACGAAATTTTTTTGATAATCGCATATACGCTCTCCTCCATTTAGAAAATAGTCATTGTTTTCACTATTTTACTAGAGGAGGGTTAAAAAAAGGTTAAAATATAACAATCTTTTTAAATTTTTTCATCTTGTATCTAATCTGTCTGAATCTTTCCATAGACACCACCACCACCAACCTCTATTGCTAGTTGGCCTGTTCTTGCTAAATCAATTAAATGAGCAATTTTATGAGGTACTATTCGTTCAAGCTCTTCAATCGTTACATTATGCAGAATATCCATTTCTGTACCAAATGCTTCTATCAAACGTTCCATCATTTTCGGCCCAATACCTGGGATAAAATCAAGGGGGACCTGATGAATATAAGGTGGTCGATATCTTTCTTTCAAAAAATCCTCAGATAGCTCATGTATGCGTGTAGCGACCCCTTTTATGATTTGAGTACTTCCACAGACAGTACAAACCGTTACTTCGTTACTTAGCTGTTCACCACATTTGGCACAGACTGTCTGATGATATTTGCCAAGCAATGGGTTTAGGCCATAATTGGCAATTACTGCTCGACCTTGTTGTTCATGAAGGGCCATTTTTAGTTCTGTAAAATTAGCTTCCTCTAAGCGTAACTTTTGATACTCACGTGCCAATTTCCCAAGTGAATGGGCATCCGAATTACTAACAAACGTGTACGCCTGAAGTTCTTTAATGTGGCTCACCATGTCTGTATCTGAACTTAAGCCTAATTCAATCGCATCTATTAGTTGAGGATCAAAAACTTCCGTTAAACTGCGAAGAACCCCTTTGCCAAACAAACTTTTAAAAGGAGTAAATACATGTGCAGGTATAAAAAGCCCTCCCAATTCATGCACCCTTTGCTGCAAAGTTCGTCCATCACAATATATACGCTGTGAACTTAAGTGAATATTTTTCATATATTGGGACATCCATGTTGAAAAATGCTTCATGAGCTTAAGAGTAGGAAAGTAAGCAAGCACATGAATAGGACCATGGCAATATTGATCATAGATTTCTATTTCCGATCCCGGTATCAAAGTTGTGTCTTGAAAGCGTAATCCTCCTTCCTTCAGTTCCTTTAATTCACCTCGTTCGATCATGTCCATCATTTCTTCAATGACCTCAGGTGAATGACAATCAATAATACCAATCATATCTAACCCTTTTCTTGCACTCGCCATCTCTAAAATCCTAGCTAATGTTAGTGTTTTACTGCCAGTAATTTTCACAGCACGCCCCTTATAAGTACGCCCAATATGAATATGTAAATCTGCATAGAATTCTTTCATTTTCATGACTCCTTTAGCTTTTTTAAAACGAAAATACCTTACATCACTGCAAGGCATTTTCATTTATTATGATGGATGATTGTTGGTCGTGCTATTATTAGTCTCGTAAGCACCAGAACCAGGTGTTGGCATAGAAGAAGAATCATAAGCCACTAATGTCACACCAATCTTTTTTTCAAGTTCATTAATTTTTGCAAGTTGTTGTGGATCTAATTGAGCAAATTTTATATTATCCATTATCATCATCCTTTCAATCATAAAGTTCCCTGAAATCATGATAACTATGCAAATAATAATACATCCACTTGATTGCCATAAATCTTCGCTTTCACGCTAATAAACAATCGTCCCAAACTAATCTTTTAAGCTGACGAGTAGGAATGTTAATCCAAAGACTCATGTCCTGCAACAACTGAAGTCGTATTGTCTTTTTTAAGGTCTAGAGGAAAATGACTGACTATCAGTCATTTTTTGTTGACATTCATTTTCTTCTCCTGTAACATACTAATCAAGTAAGGCAAAAGTGAGGGATTGCATGTCAAAGGAAGAAAAGATTATTCAAGCTGCTATTGAAGTTTTTCGTGAAAAAGGAATTGAAAAAACAAAGGTTTCGGATATCGTCAAAGCTGCAGGGATTGCCCAAGGAACTTTTTATCTCTATTTCCCGTCTCGCCTTTCTGTTATGCCTGCTATTGCAAAACATATGGTTGAAAGAATTATTGTAACCTTAGAAGAAGGTATTTCTATTGATAAACCTTTTGAGCAACAACTAGAAGAGGTTGTTGAGATGATTTTCTTAATTACGAAAGAATATGGCGATATCGTTGCACTCATTTATGCGGGTATTGCTCAAACAGAGCATTTAAAAGAATGGGAAAATATTTACGCCCCTTATTATGCTTGGATGGGTAATTTTTTATTATCTGCTCAGCAACAAGGAATGATTCGTGATTCTATCGATCCATCACGTTCAGCAAAGCTTATTATTGGTCTCATAGAATCTGCTGCAGAACAAATTTATTTGTTTGATGATAGCAAAGATGAAACGATGAAGCTACTAAAGCTTGAGCTTCTAGACTTTTTATATCATGCACTTGGCCTACGTCACACATAAGTGGCGTTCTTCTTTACCTCAAAAATGACTGAATGTCAGTCATTAATATACTATATGAAAGGAAATTTTTTATGCAAAAAGAATGGGTTTATGTTGGACTAACAAGTTTATTTGAGTTGTTTTGGATATTTGGTTTTAATGTAGCTAACTCTTGGTGGCATTGGGTTATTATTGTGTCTATGATTGCTCTTGATTTTCACTTTTTATCAAAAGCATGTGAAAAATTACCTACTGGCACAGTCTACGCTATTTTTGCTGGAGCAGGTGCAATCGGTACTACATTAATGGATATTTTTATTTTCGATGGAGAGTTTAATGCCATTAAAGGTATTTTTATGTTGATTTTAGTATCAGGCGTTATCGGGTTAAAACTTGCAGATAGCTCATCAGCAGAGCATGAAGAACAGAAAGAGGTGAATGCATAATGGGTTGGATATATATAGTATTAGCAGCAATGTCAGAAATTATAGGTGTTGTAGGTTTACGCTTTTATAGTCAAAATAAAACCGTACGAAATTTATTAATATATATCGGTGGCTTTGGATTATCATTCGCCCTTTTATATGCATCATTCAATTATTTACAGTTAAGCATTGCCTATGTTGTTTGGGTTGGTATTGGTACTGTTGGCGCTGTGCTTGTAAATATCATTTTCTTTGGAGAATCAAAAAACCTAACACGTATTATAAGTATTATTGCTATTATCATTGGTGTTGCAGGTTTAAAAGCAGTCTCTTAATCGGACAATATTACAGGACGCCCCTCAGAGGCGTCCTTTTTAATCCACTTCTTGCTGTATCCAATCTTTTCCTTCTATTGTTCTTGTTACAATCATACTTGCCACAGTATCACCTGTAGCATTTACCATTGTAGCAGGAGGGTCTACTACTACTCCTATAGCAGAGATCATCGGTAAAGCTTGAACTGGTAGACCGTACAATGTGACTATAAGCATTTCTCCAATGAAACCTCCACCTGGAATACCACTCATCACAATACCTGATAGTAAGGCGACGCCAATTGCGGTTACAAAAGTACTGAATCCTGTAAAATCCATATTAAACACACCGAAAACAAACGCTATTTTCAATATGGCGGACAAGCATGAGCCATCCATATGAATGGTGGCACCAAGCGGTAATACGGTTTCACGAATATCCTTTGGCACTCCAATCTGTTTGGCAGCTGTTAGATTAACAGGCAGTGTTGCAAAGCTACTTCCTGTACCTAATGCTGTCACAGCAGGCGTTAAAATATTTTGCCAGAACTTTATAACTCCTACTTTTCCACCTGCAATAAAAGCGTATAAAGTAAAGCCGATTAAAAAATAAAGGATAGCAACAGGATAGTAGAGAATGATGGCTTTAGCATAATCCCCAAGCAATGCCGCTCCAAAATCCCCTATTAATGTTGCAAAATAAGCCATTAATCCAATTGGTGCATAGTACATCACTAGCTTGATGACCTTCATAAATACTTCCGAACCACTTATTAAAAAACGCGCAAACGGCTTACCTGCTTCTCCTGTTAATCCTGTGCCAAGCCCGATTAAGACAGCAAATAAAATAAGTGCTAGCATATTACTTCTGGATAATAAATTCATAAAATCAGGCACAGTGAAGGTGTTAACTAATTGTTCAGCAAAGCTTAAATCCTCTGTTGTTTCAGGGGATACAATCTGAACGGATACCTCAGCCCCAGGGGGATAAATAGTAACAGCAATTAACATGATAATGGCGGCAATAATGCCTGTTGCTATAAATACGAGCATCATTGAGCCCATAATTTTACCTAAACGTTTGAGGCTTTCCATACTAGCAACGGAGGATGCAATGGAGAAAAACACTAATGGCACAACAATCATAAATAATAAATTAATAAAAATATCACCAAAAGGCTTTAACACCGTAGCCTTCTCACCAAAAAGCAAGCCAATAATAACACCTAGAAGAATGGCAATTAATAAAAACATAGAAAACCGATAAGCCCTCAGTTTTCCCATCTTCACATCCCTTCAAGGATCATTTACACTTCAGTGATATTGCTTGTAAATTTTTTAAGCATGCTCCGAAGAACAATGTGACTTGCTAGACGCTATAAAAATTCGTATATCCCCTCTGCAATAAACTCCGCTGGGCCTCGCATCCAAACATGGTCATCGTCAGCCCATCGTATGTTTAAGTCACCTCCACTCAGATGAACAGTTATCTCTTCTCCCCTCTGACAAAAACCATTTAAAATAGCAGCTACTACTGCAGCACAAGCACCTGTTCCACACGCCTCCGTAACACCAGAACCTCGCTCCCAAACTCTAAATTGTAAGGCTTTTGAATGGATGACCTGTACAAATTCAACATTAACACGATTAGGAAATCTCACATCATTTTCTATAATGCCTCCTAGTGTTCTTAACGGCGCTTTTTCTATATCATCGATAAAAAATACCGCGTTTGGATTTCCTAAAAACAACGCTGTTAGGAACAAATTATGTGGAGGCACTGTAAATAATTCATTGATGACGAGCTTATTAGGGGTACCTAACATCGGTATATCTTTACGATACAATAAAGGTTTACCCATATCGACAATCACATCTATGACTGTATTATCCTGAACCACTACCTCTACGTACATAATGCCTGCTTTTGTTTCAATTGTAAAAAACTTTTGTCGCACAATTTGGCGTTCAAAAATATATTTTGCAACACAGCGAAGTCCGTTTCCACAGTTAGATCCCTCTGTACCATCCTTATTAAAAATGCGCATACCACAGTCAGCAATTTTAGAAGGTTGAATAATAATTAATCCATCCGAGCCAATGCCTGTATGGACATTTGCTATCTTTTTAGCTAATTCACAAAAGATATTGTCATTATAATCATACCTGAAAAGATCAAGATAAATATAGCTGTTGCCAATACCATGCATTTTCGTAAAGGCTATTTTCATACATTCACTCCTTGTAAAGGATGGTAGATGTATAGACTTTTAACTTTCTTATGATTGGTTAACCTTTTTGGCAAATTGCTCTGGAACATATGTAAGATAAGGCTTACCAGTTAGTGGATGTATTTGAATATCAGCAAAAACATGAAATACTTCCCGTAACAACGTTGGAGTAAGTACTTCTTCTGGCGTCCCATGACAAACTATTCGTCCATTCTGTAAAACGTAAATTTGATCACAGTACATTGCTGCGATATTTAAGTCATGTAAAGCCGCGACTACAGTTAAATGTAGAGTTTGAATTAAGTCCATAAGCTGGAGTTGATGCTGTATATCTAAATGATTCGTCGGCTCATCTAATATCAATACCTTAGCTTGTTGTGCCAGAGCACGTGCAACCATTACGCGCTTTTTCTCTCCACCGGAAAGAGAGCTAAAGCTTCGTTTCTCCAAATGTGAAATACCAGTTTGTAGAAGAGCATCTGCCACAATTCGGAAATCTTGTTCTTGATCAAGCTCCAATAGTTTTTTATGTGGCGTTCTTCCCATACTGACTAAATCATGTACGGTGAAGTCAAATAAAACAGGTGTTTCTTGACTAACAACGGCTAAATTTTTAGCAATCGATTTACTTGATTGCTTTAAAATATCTTGTTCGTTTAATAATACCGTACCACTTTCCGGTTTTAGCAGACGGTACATATTTTTTAGCAATGTGGATTTGCCGCTACCATTAGGGCCAATGAGTCCAACAAGTTGTTTTTCTTTTATTTGAATACTTACTTCATGTAGTATACGCTCATCGTAAATGGAGAATGATAGCTGCTTTGCTTCTAATGTCATATAAGTTAGTCTCCTTCACCGAAAGAATAATTGTTACGACGGAGTAGCCAAATAAAAAATGGTCCTCCACAAAAGGCCGTTATAATACCAATTGGCATTTCTTGAGGTGCGATGATTATTCGGGCAAAAGCATCTGCCCACACTAAAAAGATTCCTCCAATTAAAGCACTAATAGATATCACATATTTATAGTTTGACCCCACAATTAACCGAACGATATGTGGAATGATTAATCCCACAAATCCAATAGAGCCACTGACTGCGACAAGTACACCAGTTAACAACGAAACAAGTAAAATGAGCTGAATACGAAATTGCTGTAAATTAACCCCTAACGTTACAGCTGCCTCTTCCCCTAGTAATAATAAATTTAAATTTCGATAGTGTAGCCATAGTAGCCCAAATACGAGGAAGAATATGAAAGCCGGGATTACAATATTATTCCACTTGGCTCCAGCTAGACTCCCTAGCATCCAAAACATAACAGCCTTTAAAGCCCCTTCTTGTTTCGACATCATCAAAATGAAATTGGAAACGGCCGTTAAAATAAAGGACACAGCCATCCCCGCCAATAACAAGCGAAAAATTGAGACACGACCACCAACTCGTGATAAGAAAAATACGAGCGCAATGGCAAGTAATGACCCTAAAAATGCAGATACAGAAAGAGCATAGATTCCTAAAAATGAAAAGGCACCTAAAATAATTACTGAGGTCGCTCCAACAGCTGCACCTGACGAAATCCCTAATATATAAGGGTCAGCAATGGAATTTCTCACAAGTGCCTGAATTGCTGCCCCAGCAATAGCTAGACCAGCTCCAACAATAGCTGCGAGTAAAACACGTGGTGCTCTTATTTGCCAAATAATGATTTCCTGTGAGCGACTCCAGTCTTGCTCTATGCCATTTTGTATAATGGGGATTTTAGAAAGAATAACTTTCCATACATAGAAGGGTGTAACTGATACAGACCCAACCATAACGGCTATTGTCATAGAAACGATTAATACGAAGAAAAGTATTAAGGAAAAAAACATAAATTTTTTATTCATCCGTTTAAAGCTCCTACTAAGTATTGATGGATGAAGCAATAAAAAAAGGTATTCCATACGAAAATACGCATAGAAATACCCTAGATTAAACAAAGTCAGAAAATATCCAGCTATTGTCCGTAATTGCTTGCATCCTCGTGGGCATTACAGGTATTACTAATGGCAGGTCTCCTGGCTTCGAATCAGCATCCTATAATGGCCTTCCCATACTAACACAGTGGCAAAAAATATTATAAGACTCCTCGTTACAGTTGCGGGACAGCGTCGGACTTCCACCGACTTCCCTTTTAAGTGACATTCAAAAAATATCACACCAATAGTACTTAAAGTTATAAAATTGTGACGATTCTATCATACATTTTTATAATTAGTTAGTCTACACTATAATTGAGTTAACTTAAAATTAAAATAAGGTTGACACAATTATATTCGTTTTTTACACTAGCAGTAAGAAGGTTTATAACGAGGTGAAATTTATGGCTACTGCTACACAACAGAGTCATCATAAATTAAGAACTATTGACATTACCTATATTGGGTTATTCTCAACACTTATGATGATAGGGGCTAATATTACCTCCTTTGCCCCATTTATGATGGTGGGTGGTGTACCGATTACACTACAAACGTTTTTTGCTATTTTAGCAGGACTGGTTCTTGGTAGCAGAAAGGGTGCGCTCGCCTGTACAGTTTATATGTGCATAGGATTAGCAGGAGCGCCTGTTTTTGCTCGTTTTGGTGGGGGAGTTGGACAAATTTTAAGCCCTACCTTTGGGTTTATTATTACATTTATTGGAGCAGCATTTGTTGCAGGACTAATTGTAGAACGAAGTGCAACAAAGAAAAGCTATATTGCGGCAGCGTTAATCGCAACTGCGCTTAATTATTTCCTAGGGACAAATTGGATGTATTTTGCCTACAAACTATGGGCAAGTGCACCAGAGGTCTTTTCATATAAACTAGCTTGGCTCTGGATGATCCCCCCACTACCAAAAGATTTTATCTTAGCGATTTTCGCTGGCATCCTCGCCTATCGATTACAAAAAACATTGAAAATCATGCCCATTCAATAAATAATTCCTCACATCTTTCTTGTTAGATGAAAGATGTGATTTGATTTTTGGTAGTAGATCATGTCCATTATTTCTGCACATTTATTTGCTACAGTATTAGCAAATAGTGAGGAGGATATGACATGATATTCAAACAAAAATGGTCAATGGCACTACTATCAGTATTAGCTTTACTTACTTTATCTGCTTGTACGGAGGATCAAACGAAGCCTGCGTCTACATCTAATCATACGACTGAAGAAATGGATCATTCGACAATGAACCATTCAAGTTCAGGCGAAGTACCAGCTACATTAAAAATTGCTGAAAATCCGAAGTTTCCTGTAGGAAGTACAGCTATTATTACGAACGGGCATATGGACGGTATGAAAGGTGCAGAAGCAGAAATAGTCGGGGCCTATGATACGACTGCTTATGTTATTTCCTATGAACCAACTACAGGTGAAGAACCTGTTAAAAAT is a genomic window containing:
- a CDS encoding DUF2653 family protein; this encodes MAQIINEQDIINAICLSQAYYKNIRPEDVLVELTYDDDTGFGAEVEVNGQIEMLNTAAMIGALRVWIKDVLHGDPFSTGIELVLDDEEGIIAKLS
- a CDS encoding ion channel — encoded protein: MLSFILSAKRLAKGLWRSFKRPQFISLFTTLFLIILSGTLFYKGTEGWYWLDAMYFAVVSLIPTGVETGLYPTTAYSKVFTMIYLIVGTGVMFIMLLMLGRSIVDFSLNEEEKEEVKKRMKK
- a CDS encoding S-layer homology domain-containing protein, yielding MRLSKKFRYVAASILALQLTIPAVANAEEQSDYIAPSWVIQTDYLALGDSLAHGMNEVGVIGLGYTDFIAQALQQNGFLASYNKGFAMSGYTTKNVLADLQNDVEKTVTGFGYTKEQVKLRASIKEAEIITLTAGANDLLPLLKESQTTGIDTVAIVKATKEAVSNIASILAEIKKLNPHAEVYVMGYYNSFPYYSENLQKQFKLLLTTVNATIKTTAEKAGAIFVPTHDVVAKDIPNYLPNPENIHLSEAGYFAVANEAFLPIIKTSSLWDVTKAIQIDMKDKTTVEVSWQEAMDNVGVTNYNVYVNGKLASTLNANTTKMTLENLTENTAYSVSIKAIDAAGNESVQNPTVTFTTRGAISFTDTENHWAKEYIQNVAETGIMNGYPDGTFRPESSLTRAQAAAILVRSLGLTTTEKAPFTDIANYDATMQSEIAAAYVHGLVKGTDGKFNPGQSVTRAQLALMIQRAYEQQFNQPYIAKAESPFSDVASYNAETKRAVSMLYELGIVTGNQGKYSPESATTRGQAAKIFTNLSHVLIK
- a CDS encoding endonuclease Q family protein, encoding MKEFYADLHIHIGRTYKGRAVKITGSKTLTLARILEMASARKGLDMIGIIDCHSPEVIEEMMDMIERGELKELKEGGLRFQDTTLIPGSEIEIYDQYCHGPIHVLAYFPTLKLMKHFSTWMSQYMKNIHLSSQRIYCDGRTLQQRVHELGGLFIPAHVFTPFKSLFGKGVLRSLTEVFDPQLIDAIELGLSSDTDMVSHIKELQAYTFVSNSDAHSLGKLAREYQKLRLEEANFTELKMALHEQQGRAVIANYGLNPLLGKYHQTVCAKCGEQLSNEVTVCTVCGSTQIIKGVATRIHELSEDFLKERYRPPYIHQVPLDFIPGIGPKMMERLIEAFGTEMDILHNVTIEELERIVPHKIAHLIDLARTGQLAIEVGGGGVYGKIQTD
- a CDS encoding TetR family transcriptional regulator is translated as MSKEEKIIQAAIEVFREKGIEKTKVSDIVKAAGIAQGTFYLYFPSRLSVMPAIAKHMVERIIVTLEEGISIDKPFEQQLEEVVEMIFLITKEYGDIVALIYAGIAQTEHLKEWENIYAPYYAWMGNFLLSAQQQGMIRDSIDPSRSAKLIIGLIESAAEQIYLFDDSKDETMKLLKLELLDFLYHALGLRHT
- a CDS encoding DMT family transporter — encoded protein: MQKEWVYVGLTSLFELFWIFGFNVANSWWHWVIIVSMIALDFHFLSKACEKLPTGTVYAIFAGAGAIGTTLMDIFIFDGEFNAIKGIFMLILVSGVIGLKLADSSSAEHEEQKEVNA
- a CDS encoding DMT family transporter, which gives rise to MGWIYIVLAAMSEIIGVVGLRFYSQNKTVRNLLIYIGGFGLSFALLYASFNYLQLSIAYVVWVGIGTVGAVLVNIIFFGESKNLTRIISIIAIIIGVAGLKAVS
- a CDS encoding dicarboxylate/amino acid:cation symporter; its protein translation is MGKLRAYRFSMFLLIAILLGVIIGLLFGEKATVLKPFGDIFINLLFMIVVPLVFFSIASSVASMESLKRLGKIMGSMMLVFIATGIIAAIIMLIAVTIYPPGAEVSVQIVSPETTEDLSFAEQLVNTFTVPDFMNLLSRSNMLALILFAVLIGLGTGLTGEAGKPFARFLISGSEVFMKVIKLVMYYAPIGLMAYFATLIGDFGAALLGDYAKAIILYYPVAILYFLIGFTLYAFIAGGKVGVIKFWQNILTPAVTALGTGSSFATLPVNLTAAKQIGVPKDIRETVLPLGATIHMDGSCLSAILKIAFVFGVFNMDFTGFSTFVTAIGVALLSGIVMSGIPGGGFIGEMLIVTLYGLPVQALPMISAIGVVVDPPATMVNATGDTVASMIVTRTIEGKDWIQQEVD
- the dapF gene encoding diaminopimelate epimerase yields the protein MKIAFTKMHGIGNSYIYLDLFRYDYNDNIFCELAKKIANVHTGIGSDGLIIIQPSKIADCGMRIFNKDGTEGSNCGNGLRCVAKYIFERQIVRQKFFTIETKAGIMYVEVVVQDNTVIDVIVDMGKPLLYRKDIPMLGTPNKLVINELFTVPPHNLFLTALFLGNPNAVFFIDDIEKAPLRTLGGIIENDVRFPNRVNVEFVQVIHSKALQFRVWERGSGVTEACGTGACAAVVAAILNGFCQRGEEITVHLSGGDLNIRWADDDHVWMRGPAEFIAEGIYEFL
- a CDS encoding heme ABC transporter ATP-binding protein gives rise to the protein MTLEAKQLSFSIYDERILHEVSIQIKEKQLVGLIGPNGSGKSTLLKNMYRLLKPESGTVLLNEQDILKQSSKSIAKNLAVVSQETPVLFDFTVHDLVSMGRTPHKKLLELDQEQDFRIVADALLQTGISHLEKRSFSSLSGGEKKRVMVARALAQQAKVLILDEPTNHLDIQHQLQLMDLIQTLHLTVVAALHDLNIAAMYCDQIYVLQNGRIVCHGTPEEVLTPTLLREVFHVFADIQIHPLTGKPYLTYVPEQFAKKVNQS
- a CDS encoding FecCD family ABC transporter permease, whose amino-acid sequence is MNKKFMFFSLILFFVLIVSMTIAVMVGSVSVTPFYVWKVILSKIPIIQNGIEQDWSRSQEIIIWQIRAPRVLLAAIVGAGLAIAGAAIQALVRNSIADPYILGISSGAAVGATSVIILGAFSFLGIYALSVSAFLGSLLAIALVFFLSRVGGRVSIFRLLLAGMAVSFILTAVSNFILMMSKQEGALKAVMFWMLGSLAGAKWNNIVIPAFIFFLVFGLLWLHYRNLNLLLLGEEAAVTLGVNLQQFRIQLILLVSLLTGVLVAVSGSIGFVGLIIPHIVRLIVGSNYKYVISISALIGGIFLVWADAFARIIIAPQEMPIGIITAFCGGPFFIWLLRRNNYSFGEGD
- a CDS encoding biotin transporter BioY — encoded protein: MATATQQSHHKLRTIDITYIGLFSTLMMIGANITSFAPFMMVGGVPITLQTFFAILAGLVLGSRKGALACTVYMCIGLAGAPVFARFGGGVGQILSPTFGFIITFIGAAFVAGLIVERSATKKSYIAAALIATALNYFLGTNWMYFAYKLWASAPEVFSYKLAWLWMIPPLPKDFILAIFAGILAYRLQKTLKIMPIQ
- a CDS encoding YdhK family protein, with translation MIFKQKWSMALLSVLALLTLSACTEDQTKPASTSNHTTEEMDHSTMNHSSSGEVPATLKIAENPKFPVGSTAIITNGHMDGMKGAEAEIVGAYDTTAYVISYEPTTGEEPVKNHKWVIHEELIDPEEAPLAPGTEVKTDAAHMEGMENALVHIEEAVQTTVYMVDYTSTLNGEAVKNHKWVTEEELTSK